TAGATTTTAATATTAGTGCTGAAAATGTCTAAGCCTgttgttgtgacacggttactgtgtggtcaaccgtgacacacggtcaagtgttgggtatcgagaGCTAGGGGACTTAGGGgagtgacgagtgtgtaaacaagaagagaggaagtcagCTAGGAAGTATGAGATCTGTATATATGTCtgccgtgtatatatgttatgttgaaatgcttcacaattaaaagacactttAAACGTAAAGGGACTTGTTTCGAAACACCTGCCTACCTACATTGCGATTCAATGCCCCCCCCCTATATGTAGACATATGCCACCCAAAGTCTATCACAGCCCTCCCCACCCCCAATATGTTGACATATGCCATCCAATGTCTattacagccccccccccctaatatgTAGACATTATGCCACCCAATGTCTATTTcagcatccccccccccccccaatatagACATTATGCTACCCAATGTCTATTACAGAAACGCAATCTTACTTACTTggattacaaactttttaccaatcCACAAGCCAATTAGAAATGCACCAGTTAAATCGTAAACGAATGCTTTTTGCCGGCTCAAAAATGCTATCACaattattgtcttttaaaatgcTGCTACAGTTTAGAAGTCATCCCTATAAATAGAAAATGACACCAAAACACAAAACCTAAAAGCATTTACGAAAAACTGTTGCTGTGCTGTTACTGGCGCCACAAGATGAACATAACTCGGGCTTACTCGTTATTCCGATTATTCCCTACAGTTGGCGCGTGGCGGTCCGCAGATCGATAGCCACCGATAGTACCCCATTCTTTTAGAACAACATGATCAACAGATCACATCCATTTGCCAGACtgtaaatagaaaaacatggaaTCTGGCAGTTCGCCgtgtagaaagaaaaaaagttttcttgtaTTAAACGGCCGTCTTGTTGTCAGTTTAAGTCTACTATCTGCATGCAATATAAAACTGCTGACGGAGTACTGCAATAAGAAAAAAGTCCCAATTTTTTTGTCAGGAATTACCTGAAAAACTTATTTAGCAGCAAGATTATCCGAAGAGCAATATGTTTGACTGGTGTAGGAGACTCAGGTTTAGAGATTCCATTCTCTATTAGCCCTTGACTAATTGTATGCGTCCTTTTTACTCGATCCTACCTTATGTCTATCTCAAAATTGACAATGTTTAAATGTATCAAAAATTgatgaagtaatttttttttcgcaaatatcaataaaatgatcttggaaaaaaaaagttcacaatgattaaatgtttaaaacaatagtGGCTCTATTTCAAAAGTATTATATCTGGATCACACCAAGAAATAGTACCCCTGTAACGTACATTAATGGCTAATTAATCATCTCCCTTCTAAATACACACAAAATTACAATCTGTTGCAGGTTaagcaacaagaaaaaaatatattcttggAATCAGAACATGTATTAGCAATAAAGAGAATAGTTAAAAGCAACGTGAAACAAAAGTGGACATTTATTCAACTTTACGAACCAAATTATGCAAAGGACTAGGTCACTTTAATGAGAAGATACGGATGAAACACTGGTCGCAGGAGAacgtttttaaactaaaatctaTTGAAATGTTTAGcgtataatttaaattttgcttACATTCTTTGACGTTTGAACATAAGACTACTGGTTTCCAATATATCCAGCTGTAACTAAGCATTCATGGGCATactattttctctcttttccaAGCTATACTTGGCAAGTTTAACCTTGACAATTTTCAGCCCACGTTATCTCAATGACTATCATAAAACATTTGAATATGAATGACTTTTTTCTCCGGCGGTAGAAAATACAACAGAAGTCGTAAATTTTGTGTGTTTATAATGTATCACGAGAAGCAAGTGAATTGGCTAATTTCTTTGTTTATCTCAGCGGACGGGTGGAAATGTTTGCTTGGCAACAACGAATGATGGAAATCAACCTGAGACTCCAACAGATGTCGTCTAGCATTTgtcactgacattaaaaaatGACTTTATCAACGCAACAGTTGGGATTAtagactaaagaaaaaaaaactcactagGATAAAATCTTCCATAATGCTTtgataaatttatatttattttttaaaataaaaattgtaaaagatATTGGCTGCTATTTGATTCCATTGCAATAATAAGGTATTGGGGATGCACTTTTATCAAGTATTCTGCTTTCAGTTtacactttgatttttttaaagatccgTCTACATTCTTTAAGCAATGCCATTCAGTAAGAGAAGACAAAAAAGTAGCCATACCAAGAAATGTGGCGATATACTGGAGACTAAAGAGAAACGTGAGATTTTTTGAAATCAAAAaggacaaaataaacaatgtcaaggacgccatattgaaaaATTACTTTGTACTGCAAGCGAAGTGCTATTAAAACTTTGCTTATCAATAGCAGATTTCAATGCATGGCAGAAAACTAAAGCTAGCCAGATTTATGGTGAATCCGATGAACAAAGTAAAGGAAGGGTTGATAAGGTATTTTACTTGAAATGTATGTTTCTGTACTTTTTAGCCCTGCAGAATCAAATGTTCTAAGCACTTctgttaatttaatttattatttatagcacaaatcatgaaaatgttttcaatatataataatatattggaGACATTAACATTTGACTTTCACTCTAGgacttaaaatttattttaaaacaatgggGAACAAGCTAGAGTTATAAAGGAGACTTCTTATGGAGATGAAGTGCCACTTTGCATTGAAATCTTGTTAAAATTATACATCaattcttgtttattttgttggcaAGTGTTAGGTTTATCACTGCCAACACTAAGGGTAACTAAACATAAGTTTCGTTCAACTCCAAAATGTGAGACGAGGTATTTCCggtataaacttattttatgaCATTCACGATGTTTGAATGATAATGCCAGCTTGGATaatatatttctcttttcatcacatttgacaatttctttttacattgtaTACTATTAATATGAGTTAGATAAGTGATTAATGAAAGAGTCAATACAGTTTTGAGAGTGTCATTTATTACTTAGGTAgcctataggcctattattggtgATAGAAGTTAAGTCTGTGAGTGAGTcagtctaaaaaagaaaataacaataGTGAGTCCCTGAGCCTACACACTGACATCTTTACcaacttttatttacatctagattctaacatacctatttttttaaatttatttgtagtttttttgtAAGATAGCATGCagtatgcattatatatataatggagAATGAAGCCATTAAAAATTACAAGCAATCGTGCATTTATGACTAAttgaaaaatatgcataaaactTTCAGCTCTGcaagttattaattttttaaactaattaaatcctaaataacatccaattattctaaaagtcattaaaaaaattgattgttccaaATTTTTCTTCACCTAATAGAATTCTGGAATCATTGTTTCtacttcaataaaaattaattgtacatGTAGTAAACATGTAAACTTTGACCCAGACTTAGTGACCTATGGCTATAAACTATATCTACATATACGACCATACACACtactataatttgtttttggaaaaaaaatgacttaatgggtttttaattttatatatatatatatatatatatatatataaataaatatatatatatatagatatatatatatatatatgtatataaactAGTTAGAACACTATCTATGTAAATGCTCTTTTTTTAAGTtggtaaatcagattttgttGTTATAAAAATCTGGCTATGTCTATCGCACTGTACTGTTACCAAAAGTATaactaagaaatattttgaacgTAGTGTTTATCTTTAGTGATGGTTTCTTTATATAATAAACTAATTCACCGGAAGTCATTCTTCTAACACTACactgcaaccaaggacgcctcggtgTACGGGACTTATTTAATTGAATAATATAGGCGTGGTGCGCACAGTTGGCAGTcctgtgtatatatatagtctatgggtTTATCATAAAAATTTCCAATACTTCTGTAATCTGTACCCTGGCTTCACCAAAAGTTGCTCCCCTTTCAATCCTTGCACTCTATATATAAGACAGATGATGCTCTCCAGTCATCTGTGCCTGTGGCCCAAAATTAACAAGtgtctcatgtggccagcacaatgaccaaccacctttactgttccccaactaatgtcaggtacccattagggctgggtggactcaaatcctggtgaagactgttaTTTGTAATTTCTAAGCCCTACTAGTTAGTATTATTGTAAGCCCTACAATTACCAGCATAACATTCACTGCATTATTCCACCAAAAGTAATCAAACAATACTCATACAACTGATACAATTGATATAAGacaaaaattaatattactaTTAGCTAAATTTACTGTTTtatgaaaaattgaaaaaactATAAATCAAACTATAATATATGACATTTTAATAGCTATCTTGCAACATCAACATTTTCTGAATCAGATTCCACGTAATAATTACTTAACAATTTTTCTTCGAGTGATTCTATAAGTGttcctctttttcttctttcttttgcCGATTTTTTACTTCGGAAATCATATGTAAATATATCTGGCTCTTTTTTGACAATCTCAGCATAGACATTACACAAGTTACCAATGTCTTCAATGGTAAGTTCAAAAGCTCTAAGCTCAACATTTATGCCAGACTTCTCCACCATATCACTAACTAGATCTTCTCTGTCTAGAGGAAATAATGTACTGAGGAAGAACCAAAAAATCAAATACTAAAAAACTTTGATCAATGTATAACATAGAGACTCTTTTAAGTAATTATGTTATTGATACTGAAAAGATGTTAaaattttgttgacatttttatccaaaaaaaaaagtacaacccAAATTTTAGACATTCAGCTTTGATATCAACttgaaataattatataatgtttcattatttgtaatgcacaattgtaaaacgaatttcctcatggataataaagattttattattgtcttattattatttaaaataattattatatcttTATCAAGCAAgtaaatgggaaaaaaacatgagaaaaattaaatgttaGGTGGTCTGAGTTTGTACAGAAGTTTATATAGCTGATTCTAATAATCTTGGTCATTTAAGAATGGGATTAAGATTTGGCTTTGAGTGAATTGTATATAGAACAGATTTACTAATAATCGTTCAAATTTAAACAACaaatttttctaaaataaattactttgaaaGTTGTTTTTAGTTAAAACATTTCATGGGCACAAATAATgaggaacttttttaaaattcccatTTCATGACACGAACTCCTGCAGAAACTTAAGTAATTGAAGAACTgcataaaatttaatataatgaaTCCATTTATATGTTTTTACCTATTTATTTATAAGTGATCAATACTGATTCAAGGAAGTATGCGAAACTTAAAAGCACTTCCCTCAAGGCAAATAATATTATAAGTGATTTAGTCCTCAAGAAAGTTCTACCACATACCTCAAAGGTTTAGGATAATATTTATTTGGCATTTGAAAAAGATGACGATTGACTTTCTCCACCAAAGTAAAATTTTGTTGAATCAATGGCTGAACCTTGGGCACAAAATGAACAACGCCTACATCAACTTTTGGAGGGGGGACAAATGCTTTACCTGTGGAAGATATGTTCAGCAATGGGGATGATATATTTCATAAATGAAcaccagttttttttaaatgtgtgcaACAATTTTCAAGAAGAAAGTTGTcatttaaaacttatttaaaagcTCTGTATTTATCGATATtacattatataatttattttattgtattattgaTTGAATGGATGAATGAAATGTACCTTGTATAGAAAATTTCAGCTGTGCATCACATAAATATTGAGACATAACAGAGAGTCTACATCTATATTCAGACTTGGGAGGTGCCACTATTCTTTCAGCAACCTAAACAAAAGTCATTTGGAAAAATAAGTAATACTAGTCAGAttaggaatgaaaaaaaaattcaattctgAAAAGATTTGTTAGTTCTTTCTAGACTAAATGAATCACTATAATAGCTCCTATTTCTGGTCTTAAATCCCTCTTTTAAACCCTAAGCAAAGAGAGTTAactctgaatttaaaaaattcttataaaaatgaaaaaaaaatagagagatttAAGAACTTatgctaataaataaataaacagctttaaaaattagatcattgtgtctagttttaaaaaatatatacttttaataacTTGAGGGCTTATACACTGGGTCTACATGCCTGTTTGTtagaaaaattctttaaaaaagcGATACACATCCGGTTTTCACTAAAAAGTAATCACAATGCTCCAGttggatggctgtctggtcgtgctgtttgcacgctggactgtcatttagatttatcaatggtcctggggttaaaaccctgcccgctcccatcccccctcATCCTGCTtgaggttcggactaggaagtaaactatcttcaactctgaaggaacatccaaaacattttacaaacattttacagttcTCACTCTAAATGAGACATGATGAGCTTTTCATAAAGTTTAGAAAATAATATATGTGTCACAATGTTTCACAACGTTACGTTTAAGGAATATAATGAAGAAACATTCTGAACTGCAGTAGGAACTAATTTACTAATGGGTTAAAAGACATAATTAACTCTGTTATgtataaatgaataaaacattatgtaaaataaacattaaatgaaGTTCAGTAGAAGCATCTTAATTAAATCATTTATAGCCAACCAAATAAGGAAAAACTGCAATCATGTTTGTAATGTCTATcagtcaatctgtctgtctgtattgaCATTAATGTCTCTCAAAGTGCTTGTCACAGCCTCAACAATAGTAAATAGCTGAATTAAGTCTAGAAAAAGTAAATAGAATGGTGGCTTTGAGAAATTGGTGCCTTTCATTTTGAACTGagatttaaaaacattcttGTGGTGACATGAATTATGGAAATAACTAGGTCAAGATTAATCCTGTTTACTCTAGGTTTtggaatattattttatatatgtgCAAAATACAGGCATGCATAAAATTCCCAATCATTATGAAAAAAGTGGTTCATATTTTCAATAACTGTATTGATTTTCTGCAGATTCAAAAAACTATTACAACAAAGATTTTtacatagcttttttttttgggggggggggggggggggctatcaACTAACTctttctggtacaaatttttatcctacttcccattctcagatcaaattgaaactttgcatttAAAAAGATGTCCCTaacaacacataaaaaaaaaattgaccatttattttatcaataattaatgtttttttttatagagacaGTACTAGCTATGGGGAGGTAAGtgttgtgtagagaattaggttgtcacttacaaatttgaaactaacaacagataactataaaaactatatattcaTGAGCACTTATTTAGCCCAGTGGTTGGTTTGCTTCTTAAGTTAGAATTCAAGTAGAGcacctttctttttaaaattgtttttgtaaaaatttttatagtcacacaaatttattattgttattctagatctattacaaattaatttcaTGATTGATTCACTTaataaaatctttctttttaaagaaaatttttaaaatattttacttgtttttcttCTGCAAGGTCTTTTAAATGATAAAAAcggtcaaataaataaattaattaattcatagGTGTGATTTTGTGAGTGGAGTAATGTGAAAATACAAGTGACCCATTTGATGTCtagatgaacattttttttcatatatttttcaaataaaataataaaatgagtACTCAGAAAATTGGTTTTACTAGCAACTTTGTCAGTAGGAAAATTTTCTTAGAATAAAAAGAGAAGCAaataaaatgcatgactaactTCTTTTTGAAATGTTAAAGTCAAAGGGACTCGACCAAACTTCCAGATAGAAGACTTATTAGACATATGATGTAACCATTGTATGATCAATGGGGTGGAGACACTGAAGGGCAAGTTGCCAATGATATGAATGTTTGGTGGTGGGTCCTGCCAATGAGAATGAAACTCAGGTGACACAAACTGCTGCAGATCTGTGCTCAAGATGTCTCCATGTACCACTTCCAGCTTCTGACTGCTTGCTTCTGCTAAGATCTGATGTACAAAAAGAGTTTGCAAAAGGAAAATGATAATAAAACAGCTAATTGTAGAGCAAGTTGAACTTTTGAAAATTAATAGTAAGGGGCTCTAAAGTTTAAGAACAATTAAAAGAATAATTATCAATTGTGGGATCCTCTAAAGGTTTGAAATTAAAGAATAATAGTAATTAAAtgcataatttaaatttttcaaaagtatGCATAATAGCTGAATTTCagagcaataataatgtttattgacTAATGGGTAGAGCTTTGATGTCATCTAGTGCATTACAACATAAGATATAAAACAATGTATTCAATTTTAAACCACAATATCAATAAAATTTAGTATTTCAAGcatagtaaaaatattattataatatgcatgcataacaaaataatgtagCTTAAAAAGTACTGCTATGCTAACATTATACTTTACCTGTAAACTTGGTAAAAATCTTCTATCTTTCTCAATAACAATAACTTTCTTAGTATTGCTGTTCAGTATTGGCCGTGTTATTCCCCCAGGACCTGGTCCAACCTCAATGACCAAAGCATCATTTAATTTACCAGCTGATCTTACAATTTTTTTAGTCAGATTCATATCCAGTAAGAAATTCTGTGACAGCTTCTTTTGGGCACTTAACCCATATATTCGAATTATTTCCTGAAGGGATGGCAAGGGAGGCAACCTCTGCATTGTGACAGAGCAATGACCTTGGACTCTAAATTAAGAgccaatttaaaaagaaaacattaatgacttcataaaTGAACATGTGACAAGTCATACTatttaattcaataaaaaatttttaattcaatacaaattttaaaatatagtaacGGTTCTGGTTATTGAGAGTGTAGTTCAATACGCTTCACTAATAGATTAATTTGTATAGATCTGCTATATACAAGATTAGGTGAAAAGTTATTtataagaaatgaataaacacaagaataaattaattaaatgtataattttctttgattgaaaaaacattcattaaaaaatcaattcatgtttaaacttgtttttttttttcataaactcCATTACTCTTAAATTTTGCCAAAGTTGTGGCAATAAATGAAAAGTCAGAATTctgaaacaaatgttaaaaatgaaCTGAAATTTTAACAATATAAGCCTTGTAGTTTAGTCAATACAATTACAAGGTGCAATAACTTGACAACAAACTCAAGTTTGCAAATAGAACTCATTGGAAAAAAATGCAGACCGGTAAAAGATCTTATTTCAAAATTGGATGCTGCAGCTAGAGCaggtgtttgtaaaatgttttacatgttttgggtgttccttcagattctgaacataa
The DNA window shown above is from Biomphalaria glabrata chromosome 5, xgBioGlab47.1, whole genome shotgun sequence and carries:
- the LOC106063582 gene encoding dimethyladenosine transferase 1, mitochondrial-like yields the protein MQRLPPLPSLQEIIRIYGLSAQKKLSQNFLLDMNLTKKIVRSAGKLNDALVIEVGPGPGGITRPILNSNTKKVIVIEKDRRFLPSLQILAEASSQKLEVVHGDILSTDLQQFVSPEFHSHWQDPPPNIHIIGNLPFSVSTPLIIQWLHHMSNKSSIWKFGRVPLTLTFQKEVAERIVAPPKSEYRCRLSVMSQYLCDAQLKFSIQGKAFVPPPKVDVGVVHFVPKVQPLIQQNFTLVEKVNRHLFQMPNKYYPKPLSTLFPLDREDLVSDMVEKSGINVELRAFELTIEDIGNLCNVYAEIVKKEPDIFTYDFRSKKSAKERRKRGTLIESLEEKLLSNYYVESDSENVDVAR